The genomic region GCTGGCGAAACTCGGCCGCTCCTGGACGTGGGTCCTGGGCTCCGCGGTCGCCACGCTCGTACCGGGCATTCTGATCCTGGTCTGGCCGGAGGAGACCCTGCACGTCGTGGCGGTCCTCCTCGGTCTGTATCTGCTCGTGACCGGGGCGTTCCGGTTCGTCGAGGCCTTCGCCCGCGACGACCACGGCGAACGGCTGCCCGGGCTGCTCCTCGCCGTGCTGTACGTCCTGGGCGGGGTGCTGTGCCTGCGGAACCCGTTGCAGACCATCGCCGCGCTCTCACTGATCGTCGGGATCGTCTGGGTGGTCTCCGGCATCCTCACCCTCTACACGGCCCTCG from Streptomyces sp. NBC_00878 harbors:
- a CDS encoding HdeD family acid-resistance protein, which translates into the protein MTVSRDPASPAGPAHMPDGAAPGPADPAEVLAKLGRSWTWVLGSAVATLVPGILILVWPEETLHVVAVLLGLYLLVTGAFRFVEAFARDDHGERLPGLLLAVLYVLGGVLCLRNPLQTIAALSLIVGIVWVVSGILTLYTALAARDLPHRGFVLGIAVIGIVAGIVVLALPSESARALTRLLGLWLVLLGLAEVALALAWRAALRRAGIAGSHDPARTG